Proteins from a genomic interval of Mesobacillus sp. S13:
- a CDS encoding ABC transporter permease has protein sequence MSVNQLILRNLKKNLKNYYLYVFALMFSVALYFAFVTLQYDPSMDETKGSIKGAAAVKSASVLLVGIVAIFLTYANAIFIKRRSKEIGLFQLVGMTKGKIFRILSVENFLLYYGSLLAGVFLGFSISKLIIMVLFKITQVDGIATLHFSMTALTQTLIVFSLIFVLLMVLNFIFIKRQSILSLFRVVSKTEGRVKKLSFWEMLMGVLGIALIGIGYYVSSMLFEGDFTSVNELFAAMVFILASVIFGTYLLYKGSVSFIANIIRKKKDGYLSINEVLSLSSIMFRMKSNALLLTIITTVSALAIGLLSLSYISYYSAEQSAKNMVPDNFAFVDENSASDFMEKLNAEGIDFTEKRIEVLQAVMNAEDIIGMKMEGYTQDPRSMGVSVISEKSEGQREVSKDEAYLTGYSDIMMKFISMKDSGPIEIIGENLSIPLNYQGMKKDYPVSRYFGSSPVAVVDETVFEKLKKDADPEIQRGSSLYIGIEIQSENDLEKANDLFNENKYHEAGMNESRLDSENIQKKQMGLTMFIVGFLGLTFLVTSGCILYFKQMDQTEDEKPNYTILRKLGFTQGDLLKGIQAKQAFNFGIPLAIGLLHSYFAVQSGWFFFGTELWWPMLIVMGLYTALYSIFAVLSVVHSKKVIRESL, from the coding sequence ATGAGCGTTAATCAACTCATCCTCCGCAATCTGAAAAAGAACCTGAAAAACTATTATTTGTATGTATTTGCGCTGATGTTCAGTGTCGCCCTTTACTTTGCGTTCGTCACTCTCCAATATGACCCGTCGATGGATGAAACAAAGGGTTCGATCAAAGGGGCGGCCGCCGTCAAGTCTGCATCTGTCTTGCTTGTCGGGATTGTCGCTATTTTTCTGACGTACGCGAATGCGATTTTTATTAAAAGGAGAAGCAAGGAAATCGGTCTATTCCAACTCGTAGGGATGACGAAGGGCAAGATTTTCCGGATCCTGAGTGTTGAGAACTTCCTGCTTTACTATGGTTCCTTGCTGGCAGGCGTTTTCCTTGGATTCTCAATTTCCAAGCTGATCATAATGGTTCTGTTCAAAATCACCCAGGTCGATGGGATTGCAACGCTTCATTTTTCCATGACAGCCCTGACGCAGACGCTGATTGTTTTTTCGCTGATCTTTGTTTTGCTGATGGTGCTGAACTTTATTTTTATAAAAAGACAAAGCATCCTGAGCTTGTTCAGGGTGGTATCAAAAACGGAAGGCCGGGTGAAGAAGCTCTCTTTCTGGGAGATGTTGATGGGTGTCCTTGGCATTGCGTTGATTGGAATCGGCTATTATGTGTCATCGATGCTGTTCGAAGGGGACTTCACCTCTGTGAACGAACTCTTCGCGGCCATGGTGTTCATTTTAGCTTCGGTCATCTTCGGGACCTATCTGCTTTACAAAGGGTCTGTCAGTTTTATCGCCAATATCATCCGGAAAAAGAAGGACGGTTATTTGAGTATAAATGAGGTGCTTTCGCTCTCCTCGATCATGTTCAGGATGAAGTCGAATGCGCTGCTGTTGACGATCATCACGACAGTATCGGCATTGGCGATCGGGTTGTTGTCGTTAAGTTATATCTCCTATTATTCCGCTGAGCAGAGTGCGAAAAATATGGTGCCAGACAACTTTGCCTTTGTGGATGAGAACTCTGCTAGCGATTTTATGGAGAAATTGAATGCAGAGGGCATTGATTTTACGGAAAAAAGAATTGAGGTTCTTCAGGCGGTCATGAATGCAGAGGACATCATTGGCATGAAAATGGAGGGGTATACGCAGGACCCTCGATCCATGGGTGTTTCGGTCATCAGCGAGAAGTCTGAAGGGCAGAGGGAAGTAAGCAAGGATGAAGCCTACTTGACAGGGTACAGCGATATCATGATGAAATTCATCTCGATGAAGGACTCAGGGCCGATTGAGATCATTGGGGAAAATCTCTCCATTCCGCTGAATTATCAGGGGATGAAAAAGGATTATCCGGTTTCCCGGTATTTCGGGAGCTCTCCGGTAGCCGTGGTGGATGAGACTGTTTTCGAAAAGCTCAAGAAAGATGCGGACCCTGAGATTCAAAGAGGCTCTTCTCTCTATATTGGAATCGAGATTCAAAGTGAAAACGATTTGGAGAAAGCGAATGACCTGTTCAATGAAAATAAGTACCATGAAGCAGGGATGAATGAATCCCGCCTGGACAGTGAAAACATCCAAAAGAAACAGATGGGCTTGACCATGTTCATAGTCGGCTTTCTTGGACTGACGTTCCTCGTCACATCAGGCTGCATTTTGTATTTCAAGCAAATGGACCAGACAGAAGACGAAAAACCGAATTATACGATTTTACGAAAACTGGGCTTCACCCAGGGAGATTTGCTGAAAGGAATCCAGGCAAAGCAGGCGTTCAACTTCGGAATCCCGCTAGCAATCGGGCTGCTGCATAGCTACTTCGCCGTCCAATCCGGCTGGTTCTTCTTCGGTACAGAACTATGGTGGCCGATGCTGATTGTCATGGGACTTTACACTGCTTTGTATTCCATTTTTGCTGTACTTTCGGTGGTGCATTCAAAGAAAGTCATCCGGGAATCGCTTTGA